The sequence CACATTTCTGGATTGGTAGACGAAATTCGTGAAGGCGATGAAGTTGAATTTGATCTACAAGAAGGTAAAAAAGGATTGAATGCAGTAAACGTAAAAGTTATCTAGTACATATACTTTCAAGTTTTACAAAAAGCCCATCAGCAATGATGGGCTTTTTTTATTTGAAATTCAAAAAAATGATTTTTTGACAAATGTTTTGGTCAAATCTACAGGTACATTTGGCTTTCATCATCAAATCATAAAATGAACAGATACTGTTTTGTCTTTCTGTGCCTATGGTGCAGTACATTGACAGCTCAAAACTTAACCAATTCTGAGATTAATCCCCAAACCCCTTCTACTAGTTTCTTAGATAAAACAGAATTCAGAGCAGGCTATTATGGGAATTTTTATTGGAATCCAGGTCTAACATTTGGAGCTGAATACCTTTGGAAAGAGAAGGTTCTTACCAAAAAGAAAAAGCGGAGAACAAAAGTTATTACAAAACAATGGTTGCTCAATGGAACGTTAGGTCTTAGCTGGGACCCCAGAACAGAACTGGGTGTTTTCACGAATTACGGAATTCTCTGGCGTAGGACCAATACCAAAGGAAAACAGATTAATATTCAATTTAACCCGCTGGGCTTTTACCGCGCATTTTTACCAGAAACTTATGAAGTATCTGGTGATGATGTAAACAAAGTTTTTCTTCCAGGCAGAAACTATTATGCCCCGTCTTTTTCCTTTGGTTTTGGAAAATCACGAAAGGGCAAGAAACTAACTGGTAGGTATCTCAACTTTACTTATATGCTCCGAACTCCTTATAACGCCAATTCTCTGCCTTCATTCGCTATTGAATACGGTTATCGTTTAAACTTCAAAAAGAAAAAGAAAAATGCAAAAGATGGTTTATAATCAAGGAAAAAAAGTGTTGTTTTTACTCTCATTTTTCATTGTTCTCTCCTGTGCTAAAGAGGATATTGATGATTTGAGTGATACACTATATGTGCGCCACAAGGGTGCGGATATGCCCGCGCATATTTATGGTAACGCTTCAGAAAAAGTATTTCTTATCATTCTGCATGGAGGCCCTGGAGGAGATGGATTGACCTATCGTTCTGGAACCATTAAAAGTGAGATTGAAAAAACTTGTGCTGTTGTTTATTTTGATCAACGCGGTTCAGGGATGTCGCAAGGGAGATATTCAAAAGATGAAATTAGTGTGGATATAATGGCTGAAGATGTTCTGGCGTTGGTGAAAGTAATACAACATAAATATGGAGATGATTCCCAGTTCTTTTTGATGGGACATAGCTGGGGAGGAACTCTTGGAACAGCTGTTATGCTAAAAGATCAAGATGCTTTTAGAGGGTGGATAGAAGTTGATGGTGCCCATGATGCGAAAGGAATATACTTTGAATACCCTGATAATTTCAGAAGGGTGGCTGATGAACAGATTGCTGCAAATAGGAGCGTTTCCTTTTGGGAGCGTGTGAAAGATAAAATTGATGGGGTGGATACAACAACCTATTCGGATGATGATTTTTATACTATGAATCGTGAGGCTTATAAAGCTGAAGAAAAATTAGCCAAAGATAGGATCATCAATAAAATTAAAAGCCGCATTCAAGGAGAACTGGCCGCCACTGCATTTTTTAAAAATAATTTTTTAACCGTTAGGTGGAGCGGTTCACGTACACAATCTATTTTAGTTGGAGATCAAGGTATTTTTGAAAACTTGTCCTATGCGAATAGACTCAATGAAATTACGATACCTTCTTTAGTGCTCTGGGGCAAGTATGATATGGTGGTACCGACCAAGTTTGCACAAGATGCGTTTGAAGGTCTTGGTTCTACCTCAAAAGAATTGGTCATTTTTGAGGATTCTGGACACTCACCCATGCTCGTTGAACCTGATTTATTTGCTGAAGAGGTAATTGATTTTATCAATGAACACAAAGAAGTAAACTAGTCCAATAAAACATGTAAAAAACATAGCTTTAACTCATTTGAAAAACTGCATGTTATGCTTGTAGCCATTGCCAATAGGAATTTCTATTTTACCGATTTCCACATCGTTTTTGGTATATGCCGTAATTTTTTCGCTATTCACGATGTATGAACGGTGCAAGCGAATAAAACGGCTGTCAACACGTTTTTCAAAATTGGAGATACTTTCTTTTATGACAAGTGTCTCCTTTTCCAGATGAATTTTTATGTAGTCCCTTAAGCTTTCCGTATAGAGAATATCATTTAGAACTACCTTGATTTGTTTTTTGGCCTTATTAACAAATATATATTCACTTTTGTGATTGGCAATGGTTGGTTCCCTGCTAATTTCAATGGTATTCTGTTGCTTCAAAAACTTTTGAATGGACGAGAAAAAACGTTCAAAAAATATTGGTTTTAATAGATAATCCACTGCGTTTAACTCAAAACCATCCAAAGCGTAATCCCTATAAGCAGTGGTGAAGATGACCTTTGGTTTATATACCAGATTTTTAAAAAAATCAGTTCCTTTTAATGCTGGCATTTCAATATCTAAAAATAGTAAATCCACTTTTTTAGAGCTTAGAATGGAACTCGCATGTATAGCACTTGAACAAGAAGCCAACAATTCAAAATTGGGAATTTTCTCCAGATAAGTTTCAAGGAGTTCCCTGGCCAAAGGCTCATCATCAATGATCAGACATTTATACGTCATACATGTCCAATTTTAAATTGGCAGTAAAAGAATTTGATTTATTTTCAATGATTAAATCATAAGCTTTGGGATATAACAATTCCAATTGTTTTTTAATATTTTGAAGTCCAATAGATTCCTTCTCCACAAAAGACTTAGCATTAAGTGGTTTACTGTTTTCAACTTTAAAAACGAGTTGCTCCCTTATTTTTGATATGTTGATATTGATGTTAGCTTGATTCACCTCATTGGCGACCCCATGTTTAAAAGCATTTTCAACAAATGTGAGCAATAATAAAGGGGCTACTTTTTCTTGACCGGCAACGTTTTTACTAAAGAATATTTTCACTCTATTGGCATAACGTATCTTTTCAAGGGACAAATAGTTTTCAATAAGCGCTATTTCCTTATCCAAAGACACATATTCATCATTGCACCGGTAGAGAATATAATCCAAAATCTCTGATAGTTTTTGAATGACCT is a genomic window of Flagellimonas sp. CMM7 containing:
- a CDS encoding cold-shock protein, which translates into the protein MSKGTVKFFNDTKGFGFITEEGVEKDHFVHISGLVDEIREGDEVEFDLQEGKKGLNAVNVKVI
- a CDS encoding alpha/beta fold hydrolase translates to MQKMVYNQGKKVLFLLSFFIVLSCAKEDIDDLSDTLYVRHKGADMPAHIYGNASEKVFLIILHGGPGGDGLTYRSGTIKSEIEKTCAVVYFDQRGSGMSQGRYSKDEISVDIMAEDVLALVKVIQHKYGDDSQFFLMGHSWGGTLGTAVMLKDQDAFRGWIEVDGAHDAKGIYFEYPDNFRRVADEQIAANRSVSFWERVKDKIDGVDTTTYSDDDFYTMNREAYKAEEKLAKDRIINKIKSRIQGELAATAFFKNNFLTVRWSGSRTQSILVGDQGIFENLSYANRLNEITIPSLVLWGKYDMVVPTKFAQDAFEGLGSTSKELVIFEDSGHSPMLVEPDLFAEEVIDFINEHKEVN
- a CDS encoding LytTR family DNA-binding domain-containing protein, coding for MTYKCLIIDDEPLARELLETYLEKIPNFELLASCSSAIHASSILSSKKVDLLFLDIEMPALKGTDFFKNLVYKPKVIFTTAYRDYALDGFELNAVDYLLKPIFFERFFSSIQKFLKQQNTIEISREPTIANHKSEYIFVNKAKKQIKVVLNDILYTESLRDYIKIHLEKETLVIKESISNFEKRVDSRFIRLHRSYIVNSEKITAYTKNDVEIGKIEIPIGNGYKHNMQFFK